A DNA window from Thiothrix subterranea contains the following coding sequences:
- the cas1 gene encoding CRISPR-associated endonuclease Cas1 yields the protein MTTLYIDHKNASLEVEGATLVARLGEARQRPVPLALLERVVCLANVQLDTSVLGTLAEHGIAFSVASQRKPQRRAVLLGSGHNDASIRLLHYRLAQDSAWRLAFTRQVLAAKFAAHLRLLDDMLVDRPDQRKAITDAQQQLRAQLANLENAESLASLLGMEGAAARAMFGAFAAVLPAALGFAGRKRRPPPDPVNATLSLAYTLLHNRAVQIIHTHGLEPLLGFYHETSFGRESLASDLIEVWRPHIDAWVWECFRTQTLREHHFKTDVNGCFLDKAGRQVFFASLETRLRPLGRAMRWQVRGLIKAMREWEGESYA from the coding sequence ATGACAACGTTATACATCGACCATAAGAATGCTTCGTTGGAAGTGGAAGGCGCAACGCTGGTGGCGCGGTTGGGTGAGGCACGCCAGCGCCCCGTGCCGCTGGCGTTGCTGGAGCGGGTGGTGTGTCTTGCCAATGTGCAATTGGATACCAGCGTGTTGGGGACATTGGCGGAACACGGCATTGCGTTCAGTGTGGCGAGTCAGCGTAAACCGCAACGGCGGGCGGTATTGTTGGGGAGTGGGCATAACGATGCCAGTATTCGCTTGCTGCATTACCGGCTGGCGCAGGATTCGGCGTGGCGGCTGGCGTTTACGCGGCAGGTGTTGGCGGCGAAATTCGCGGCGCACTTGCGCTTGCTGGATGACATGCTGGTGGATAGGCCGGATCAGCGCAAGGCGATTACGGATGCGCAGCAACAATTGCGGGCGCAATTGGCGAATCTGGAAAACGCCGAGAGTTTGGCGTCGTTGCTGGGGATGGAAGGCGCGGCGGCGCGGGCAATGTTTGGTGCATTCGCGGCGGTGTTGCCTGCGGCGTTGGGGTTTGCGGGGCGTAAGCGGCGACCGCCACCTGATCCGGTGAATGCTACCTTGTCGCTGGCGTATACCTTGCTGCATAACCGCGCGGTGCAGATTATCCATACGCACGGGCTGGAGCCGTTGCTGGGGTTTTATCACGAAACCAGTTTCGGGCGGGAATCGTTGGCGTCGGATTTGATTGAGGTGTGGCGACCGCACATTGATGCGTGGGTGTGGGAGTGTTTTCGTACTCAGACCTTGCGCGAACACCATTTCAAGACGGATGTAAACGGCTGCTTTTTGGATAAGGCGGGGCGGCAGGTGTTTTTTGCGAGTCTGGAAACGCGCTTGCGTCCGTTGGGGCGGGCAATGCGCTGGCAGGTGCGGGGCTTGATCAAAGCGATGCGGGAATGGGAGGGGGAATCTTATGCGTAA
- a CDS encoding CRISPR-associated endonuclease Cas1 encodes MRKPLYLDVAQANAVGLDAVALRVQAHEQADSFYPLRRISRVVVTGKVEWETAALLACLEYGIPVAFRGRDGVLVGHCLSDRSSQTSLEALLHACADDALGDALYQQWRVHEESRWVQRMARACQRPLLGSVAQRVMAQVEPLVQAQLPCRFAVFVAQLQAPIASHVSEVLAVYGFSDNIQLPLTRRVHLSRDVEKLLLLEAYWLAVRGDVPQVFADKGLRYSMVHFYETHHGHFEERARVALNRLWRLLKHQEAD; translated from the coding sequence ATGCGTAAACCGTTGTATTTGGATGTGGCGCAGGCGAATGCGGTGGGCTTGGACGCGGTGGCGTTGCGGGTGCAAGCGCACGAGCAGGCGGATAGTTTTTACCCGTTGCGGCGCATTTCGCGGGTGGTGGTAACGGGCAAGGTGGAATGGGAAACGGCGGCGTTGCTGGCGTGTTTGGAATACGGGATTCCGGTGGCGTTTCGCGGGCGCGATGGGGTGTTGGTGGGGCATTGTTTGAGTGACCGCAGCAGCCAAACCTCGTTGGAAGCGTTGTTGCACGCTTGCGCGGATGATGCGCTGGGGGATGCGTTGTATCAGCAATGGCGGGTGCATGAGGAAAGTCGGTGGGTGCAGCGCATGGCACGGGCTTGCCAACGTCCGTTACTGGGGTCGGTGGCGCAGCGGGTGATGGCGCAGGTGGAACCGTTGGTGCAGGCGCAATTGCCGTGCCGCTTTGCGGTGTTTGTGGCGCAGTTGCAAGCGCCGATTGCCAGCCATGTGAGTGAGGTGCTGGCGGTGTATGGGTTTAGTGACAATATCCAGTTGCCGTTGACGCGGCGGGTGCATCTGTCGCGGGATGTGGAAAAGCTGTTGCTGCTGGAGGCGTATTGGCTGGCGGTGCGCGGGGATGTGCCGCAGGTGTTCGCGGACAAGGGCTTGCGTTACAGCATGGTGCATTTTTACGAAACGCATCACGGGCATTTTGAGGAACGCGCACGGGTAGCGTTGAATCGCTTGTGGCGCTTGTTGAAACATCAGGAGGCGGACTAA
- the cas2 gene encoding CRISPR-associated endonuclease Cas2 codes for MAHRRLPHIIAYDIANPKRLGRVHRYLKKIALPLQYSVFLIELDAERREKVLRHLRTLIHPKQDDIRVYPLPNEPEWVMLGRALWGDGLLVTGAKLPAQLRYNRDTL; via the coding sequence ATGGCGCATCGACGTTTGCCGCATATTATTGCGTATGATATTGCTAACCCGAAACGGTTGGGGCGGGTGCATCGTTATTTGAAGAAGATTGCGTTGCCATTGCAGTATTCGGTGTTTTTGATCGAGTTGGATGCGGAGCGGCGCGAGAAGGTGTTGCGGCATTTGCGCACGTTGATCCACCCCAAGCAGGATGATATTCGGGTGTATCCCTTGCCGAATGAGCCGGAATGGGTGATGTTGGGCAGGGCGTTGTGGGGGGATGGCTTGCTGGTGACGGGGGCGAAGTTGCCTGCACAATTGCGCTATAATCGGGATACGTTGTAG
- a CDS encoding Uma2 family endonuclease, with amino-acid sequence MLAVKMALDNAAYITEAEYLEGEKLAEERHEYVDGVVYAMAGTSRRHNSIAFNIAFNLRLASRDKPCDIHLSDVKARAQRSKAYYYPDVIVSCEQDEADEYYLEKPCLIVEVTSKSTEWKDYAEKLIAYQKLASLQVYLIVAQDQPLVTMYYRDAETGWEVARFDALEQALILPCPESMLTLAEIYEGVDFTQPAE; translated from the coding sequence ATGTTGGCAGTAAAAATGGCATTGGATAATGCGGCTTATATCACCGAGGCAGAATACTTGGAAGGTGAAAAACTTGCGGAAGAACGCCATGAGTATGTGGATGGCGTGGTGTACGCGATGGCGGGAACGAGTCGGCGACATAACAGTATTGCGTTCAATATCGCTTTCAATTTACGTCTGGCTTCACGCGATAAACCTTGTGACATCCACTTATCTGATGTTAAAGCTAGGGCGCAACGCTCCAAAGCCTATTACTATCCAGATGTGATCGTGAGTTGCGAGCAAGATGAAGCGGATGAATATTATCTGGAAAAACCGTGTTTGATCGTGGAAGTTACCTCCAAATCCACTGAGTGGAAGGATTACGCCGAAAAGCTGATTGCTTACCAAAAACTGGCATCGTTACAGGTTTATTTGATTGTGGCGCAAGACCAGCCGTTGGTGACAATGTATTACCGCGATGCAGAAACGGGCTGGGAAGTGGCGCGGTTTGATGCGCTGGAACAAGCGCTCATTCTGCCCTGCCCTGAGAGCATGTTGACACTGGCGGAGATTTACGAAGGGGTTGATTTTACCCAACCTGCTGAATAA
- a CDS encoding DUF2130 domain-containing protein: MQNTTIECHQCGTTIAISDVLRGQMRQELAAEQQQAIIAATARAEQQAQQRLQHERELLQQQVSEQQRQALQDIALLKQQLDTSQQRIATANQAELQLRQEKAELEARARDMEIEIQRRLDTARQQLEHSLRNQIAEEQDLKLKQKDQQINNLLKDLENAKRRSELGSQELQGEVLEQDMQTTLQHAFPHDSIQPVPKGMRGADIIQTVINSQLQECGAIIWESKNTKAWQPAWLDKLKEDQRTAGAALAVLVSVVVPEQIRGFGRIDGIWVSDLKSWPALAAVLREQLLAVSFARAANQGLDAKMELLWRYLSGDEFRQRVEAIVEAFDTMQAQIHKERRAMEKHWAEREKQLQRVIGSTTGMYGALQGIIGHAMPVVAALEFDAE, encoded by the coding sequence ATGCAAAACACCACCATCGAATGCCACCAGTGCGGCACAACCATTGCCATTTCCGACGTACTACGTGGGCAAATGCGCCAAGAACTCGCCGCTGAACAGCAACAGGCGATCATTGCCGCCACCGCCCGAGCTGAACAACAAGCGCAACAGCGCCTGCAACACGAGCGTGAACTGCTGCAACAACAAGTGAGCGAACAACAGCGCCAAGCCTTGCAAGACATCGCCCTATTGAAACAACAACTCGACACAAGCCAGCAGCGCATCGCCACCGCCAACCAAGCCGAGCTGCAATTGCGCCAAGAAAAAGCCGAACTCGAAGCCCGCGCCCGCGACATGGAAATCGAAATCCAACGCCGTCTCGACACCGCCCGCCAGCAACTCGAACACAGCCTGCGTAACCAAATCGCCGAGGAACAAGACCTCAAGCTCAAACAAAAAGACCAACAAATCAACAACCTGCTCAAAGACTTAGAAAACGCCAAACGCCGCAGCGAACTCGGTTCGCAAGAGTTACAAGGCGAAGTGCTAGAACAGGACATGCAAACCACCCTGCAACACGCTTTCCCGCACGACAGCATCCAACCCGTGCCGAAAGGAATGCGCGGCGCAGACATTATCCAAACCGTGATCAACAGCCAGTTGCAAGAATGCGGCGCGATCATTTGGGAATCGAAAAACACCAAAGCTTGGCAACCCGCTTGGCTCGACAAACTCAAAGAAGACCAACGTACCGCCGGAGCAGCACTTGCGGTCTTGGTGTCGGTCGTTGTGCCGGAACAGATTCGCGGTTTCGGGCGCATTGACGGCATCTGGGTCAGTGATTTGAAAAGCTGGCCTGCCCTCGCCGCCGTATTGCGCGAACAATTGCTGGCAGTAAGCTTTGCACGCGCCGCCAATCAGGGTTTGGATGCGAAAATGGAATTGCTGTGGCGTTACCTATCCGGTGATGAATTCCGCCAGCGGGTGGAAGCGATTGTGGAAGCTTTCGACACCATGCAAGCGCAAATCCACAAAGAACGCCGCGCGATGGAAAAACATTGGGCAGAACGTGAAAAGCAGTTACAACGGGTGATCGGCAGCACCACTGGCATGTACGGTGCATTGCAGGGGATTATCGGTCACGCCATGCCAGTAGTGGCGGCGCTGGAATTTGATGCGGAATAG
- a CDS encoding phasin family protein, whose translation MQNEMMNIVKQFSDSAMASAKKIGELNMKTFETLATKQADLMKSCVEMGTKNAEAATKVKDLTELTALQQDVTRTCGEKWVANMREATEMLTAVRDELTVIMEEAAKYTQVGAEQAVEAGKKAATEAVEKTTAAVEKASAEVVELTKDAAGKAVEATQKVAAKAKAA comes from the coding sequence ATGCAAAACGAAATGATGAACATCGTAAAACAATTCAGTGACAGCGCTATGGCTTCTGCCAAGAAAATCGGCGAACTGAACATGAAGACTTTTGAAACACTGGCTACCAAGCAAGCTGACCTGATGAAATCTTGTGTCGAAATGGGCACTAAGAACGCAGAAGCAGCGACCAAAGTAAAAGACCTGACTGAACTGACAGCACTGCAACAAGACGTTACACGCACTTGTGGCGAAAAATGGGTTGCTAACATGCGTGAAGCAACTGAAATGTTGACGGCTGTTCGTGATGAACTGACTGTTATCATGGAAGAAGCGGCAAAGTACACCCAAGTAGGTGCTGAGCAAGCTGTCGAAGCTGGCAAGAAAGCAGCCACTGAAGCGGTTGAAAAGACCACTGCTGCTGTTGAAAAAGCCTCTGCTGAAGTCGTTGAACTGACTAAAGATGCAGCAGGCAAAGCGGTTGAAGCGACTCAAAAAGTTGCTGCTAAAGCTAAAGCTGCTTAA
- the ppc gene encoding phosphoenolpyruvate carboxylase, with protein sequence MNSTTDKPFDVAKLQHNIRQFGELLGEIIKEQEGEAVYNTVEKLRRGYIRLRKSNDDATRTELMQLIDALDVDMLEQVIRSFNTFYILTNIVEEDFQHRERRREIQKADSQLWKGSVRRTVLELQQEGMTAEQMQSLLDQMRYIPVFTAHPTEARRRTLMEIQRRIFLVIDQLNNDPEESERESLMRHLKAQIQLMWRTNEVRTRKPTVEDEIRYGLYYFRESLFDAIPIVYRYFERATRKAYGWGAVTVPSFLRFGSWIGGDRDGNPFVTPALTRKAIRMQMQLALQAYIHRVKELRSVLSHSLEFITPTPEFTAYLQQEDQRIGVGDVIFHYAHVSFQHEPYRRLLSIMHHKLQETLNAVNARLQNEHAPLSKEAYTDVAEFIHELYLIRDSLRSHGDWVIAGRELKDLIRLTETCGFGLYKLDIRQESTIHSETVAEVLQLSGLCHNYLELPEAERMELLAELILRPRLPMPHRPKLSERTAETLEIFDSILEMRNEAGAGIFGTYVISMTHHASHIMEVMLLAHMAGLVGYDEHRQLFCHIQISPLFETIDDLKRISSVLSHLLENDAYRACLTASGNLQEVMLGYSDSCKDGGILASNWNLYNAQQEVIALTDRYGVKCRLFHGRGGTVGRGGGPTHEAIIAQPPDTVHGQIKFTEQGEVLAAKYSNVETAVYELGVGCTGLLKASVGLLKKRGAYPDEFHQAMSKIAASGEQHYRQLTDWTPGLMDYFYEATPVQEIALLNIGSRPSHRKKTVRDKGSIRAIPWVFGWAQSRHTLPAWYGIGTALSTFRAAHPDNGKLLERMYTQWPAFRSLLSNTQMALYKGEMDTAKEYAALANDQENAQQIFTDIRTEYEKTVAEVLAVAHISGLMEETPLLQYSLQRRDPYLDPLNHIQITLIRRHRQYVAETGNTDSPWLPTLLRTINAIAAGMRNTG encoded by the coding sequence ATGAATTCCACCACAGACAAGCCTTTTGACGTTGCCAAATTGCAGCACAATATCCGTCAGTTCGGCGAATTGCTTGGCGAAATCATCAAGGAACAGGAAGGCGAAGCCGTGTACAACACGGTTGAAAAATTACGTCGTGGTTATATCCGCCTGCGTAAAAGCAACGATGACGCCACCCGCACCGAATTGATGCAACTGATCGACGCGCTGGATGTGGACATGCTCGAACAAGTGATTCGTTCGTTCAACACCTTCTACATCCTCACCAATATCGTCGAAGAAGATTTCCAGCACCGCGAACGCCGCCGCGAAATCCAAAAAGCCGACAGCCAATTGTGGAAAGGGTCGGTACGCCGCACCGTACTCGAACTCCAGCAAGAAGGCATGACCGCCGAGCAAATGCAAAGCCTGCTCGACCAGATGCGTTACATTCCGGTATTCACCGCGCACCCGACCGAAGCCCGCCGCCGTACCTTGATGGAAATCCAGCGCCGCATCTTTTTGGTGATTGACCAGCTCAATAATGATCCTGAAGAGAGCGAACGCGAATCGCTGATGCGTCACCTGAAAGCGCAAATTCAGCTCATGTGGCGCACCAACGAAGTCCGCACCCGCAAGCCCACGGTCGAAGATGAAATCCGTTACGGCTTGTACTACTTCCGCGAATCCTTGTTTGACGCCATTCCGATTGTTTACCGCTATTTTGAACGCGCCACCCGCAAAGCTTACGGTTGGGGTGCTGTCACCGTACCCAGCTTTTTGCGTTTTGGCTCGTGGATCGGCGGCGACCGTGACGGCAATCCTTTCGTCACCCCTGCCCTGACCCGCAAAGCGATTCGGATGCAAATGCAACTTGCCCTGCAAGCCTACATTCACCGCGTCAAAGAATTGCGTTCGGTACTCTCGCACTCGCTGGAATTCATTACCCCCACGCCCGAATTCACCGCGTATTTGCAGCAAGAAGACCAACGCATCGGGGTTGGCGACGTTATTTTTCATTATGCCCACGTCAGTTTCCAGCACGAACCCTACCGCCGCTTGCTCAGTATCATGCACCACAAGTTACAAGAAACCCTCAATGCGGTGAATGCACGTCTGCAAAATGAACACGCGCCACTCTCGAAAGAGGCGTATACCGATGTCGCCGAATTCATTCACGAGTTGTACCTGATTCGCGATTCCCTACGCAGCCACGGCGACTGGGTAATTGCCGGGCGTGAACTCAAAGATTTGATTCGCCTGACCGAAACCTGCGGCTTTGGTTTGTACAAACTCGACATTCGCCAAGAATCCACCATCCACAGCGAAACCGTCGCCGAAGTATTGCAACTCTCCGGCCTGTGCCATAACTATCTGGAATTGCCCGAAGCCGAACGCATGGAATTGCTGGCAGAACTGATTCTGCGCCCGCGTTTACCGATGCCACACCGCCCCAAACTCAGCGAACGCACTGCCGAAACCTTGGAAATTTTCGACAGCATCTTAGAAATGCGCAACGAAGCGGGCGCAGGCATTTTCGGCACTTACGTGATTTCGATGACGCATCACGCCAGCCATATTATGGAAGTCATGTTGCTGGCACACATGGCGGGCTTGGTCGGCTATGACGAACACCGTCAATTGTTCTGCCACATCCAGATTTCGCCCTTGTTTGAAACCATTGACGACCTCAAACGCATTAGCAGCGTATTAAGCCATTTGCTAGAAAATGATGCTTATCGCGCCTGTTTAACCGCGTCGGGCAATCTGCAAGAGGTGATGCTGGGCTATTCCGACTCGTGCAAAGACGGCGGCATCCTCGCTTCCAACTGGAACTTGTACAACGCACAACAAGAAGTGATTGCCCTGACCGACCGTTACGGGGTGAAATGCCGCTTGTTCCACGGGCGTGGTGGTACTGTCGGGCGCGGCGGCGGCCCCACGCACGAAGCGATTATTGCGCAACCACCCGACACCGTGCACGGGCAAATCAAATTCACCGAACAAGGCGAAGTCTTGGCGGCGAAATACAGCAACGTGGAAACGGCGGTGTATGAATTGGGCGTGGGTTGCACCGGGCTGCTCAAAGCCAGCGTGGGTTTGCTGAAAAAACGCGGCGCTTATCCTGACGAATTCCACCAAGCCATGAGCAAAATTGCGGCGAGCGGCGAACAGCACTACCGCCAATTGACCGACTGGACACCGGGGCTGATGGACTATTTCTATGAAGCCACCCCGGTGCAGGAAATCGCCTTGCTGAACATCGGTTCGCGTCCGTCACACCGCAAGAAAACCGTGCGTGACAAAGGCTCGATCCGCGCGATTCCGTGGGTATTCGGTTGGGCACAATCGCGGCATACCCTGCCCGCTTGGTACGGCATCGGTACGGCATTAAGCACCTTCCGCGCAGCCCATCCCGACAACGGCAAATTGCTGGAACGCATGTACACGCAATGGCCTGCGTTCCGCTCCTTGCTCAGCAATACCCAAATGGCGTTGTACAAAGGTGAAATGGATACCGCCAAGGAATACGCCGCCCTCGCCAACGATCAGGAGAATGCGCAGCAGATTTTTACCGACATCCGCACCGAATACGAAAAAACCGTTGCGGAAGTGCTGGCAGTGGCGCACATCAGTGGGTTGATGGAAGAAACGCCGTTGCTGCAATATTCACTGCAACGCCGCGACCCTTACCTTGACCCGCTGAACCATATCCAGATTACGCTGATCCGGCGGCATCGGCAGTATGTGGCGGAAACGGGGAATACCGATTCGCCTTGGTTGCCGACATTGTTGCGGACGATTAATGCGATTGCGGCGGGGATGCGGAATACGGGGTAA
- a CDS encoding ATP-binding protein has translation MNPIPATENQYIEFKREETSAQTLAEEIVAFANGEGGEIWLGVDDQGHAVGLSRNYEEDVMNICRTAVIPPICPTYHLLQTNNTQGETVNIARVSIPKGSDRPYYTSKNRYFIRIGSTKRVASREELTRLFQSAGLFHYDIVEVGGAQLKHLNQSAITDYFSRYHIDYLSEDEEERQRLLAASDIASEQLIPTVGGLLVFGIAPERHLHQSGIAFAVFNGTEINSSLRDKKNLFGGLPMQVDNALAAIKANIPVPSEIEGTKRVDKPGYPDKVFRELLVNACVHRNYSIIGSQIRVFLFDDRIEFISPGRLPNTVKVSKLTTGTSFSRNPLLVRLMENLGYMDKLGRGLPMVYQEAKKLGKAVQFIDDGEEFRVILAL, from the coding sequence ATGAACCCAATCCCTGCGACCGAAAATCAATACATTGAATTTAAACGCGAAGAAACCAGTGCGCAAACACTGGCAGAAGAAATCGTGGCGTTTGCCAATGGTGAAGGCGGCGAAATCTGGTTGGGTGTCGATGATCAAGGCCATGCGGTAGGGCTATCCCGTAACTACGAAGAAGATGTCATGAACATTTGCCGCACGGCGGTCATTCCCCCCATCTGCCCCACTTACCACTTATTGCAAACCAACAATACCCAAGGTGAAACGGTCAATATCGCCCGTGTTAGCATTCCCAAAGGCAGTGACCGCCCTTACTACACCTCGAAGAACCGCTATTTCATCCGCATTGGTTCAACCAAACGGGTGGCTTCGCGTGAAGAGTTGACCCGCCTGTTTCAGTCTGCCGGTTTATTTCACTACGACATTGTGGAAGTTGGTGGAGCGCAACTTAAACACCTTAATCAATCCGCGATTACCGACTACTTTTCCCGTTATCACATCGACTACCTGAGTGAAGATGAGGAAGAACGCCAGCGGTTGTTGGCAGCCAGTGATATTGCCAGCGAACAACTTATTCCCACCGTAGGCGGTTTGCTGGTGTTTGGTATTGCACCGGAACGCCACTTACACCAATCCGGCATTGCTTTTGCGGTGTTTAATGGCACGGAAATCAATTCATCCTTACGTGACAAGAAAAACCTGTTCGGCGGCTTACCCATGCAGGTAGACAACGCGCTGGCAGCGATCAAAGCCAATATTCCTGTGCCATCCGAGATTGAGGGAACAAAGCGGGTGGATAAACCGGGCTACCCTGACAAAGTGTTTCGCGAATTACTGGTGAATGCTTGTGTCCACCGTAACTACAGTATCATTGGCTCACAAATCCGTGTATTTCTGTTCGATGACCGCATTGAATTCATCAGCCCCGGTCGGTTGCCGAATACGGTTAAAGTCAGCAAACTCACCACGGGGACGAGTTTTTCCCGCAATCCGCTGTTAGTACGCCTGATGGAAAACTTGGGGTACATGGATAAACTGGGGCGCGGTTTGCCGATGGTGTATCAGGAAGCGAAAAAACTGGGTAAAGCTGTGCAGTTTATTGATGACGGTGAAGAGTTTCGGGTGATTTTAGCGTTGTAG
- the erpA gene encoding iron-sulfur cluster insertion protein ErpA: MSVETAIPAPLVFTDAAAVKVKALIEDEGNAALKLRVFVQGGGCSGFQYGFTFDENMNEDDTAVENAGVTLLIDPMSFQYMVGAEIDYTEGLEGAQFVIRNPNATTTCGCGSSFSP; the protein is encoded by the coding sequence ATGAGCGTTGAAACCGCTATCCCTGCACCGTTGGTCTTTACCGACGCTGCTGCTGTTAAAGTCAAAGCCCTGATTGAAGATGAAGGCAATGCAGCACTGAAACTGCGCGTATTCGTGCAAGGCGGCGGTTGTTCCGGCTTCCAGTACGGCTTCACTTTTGACGAAAATATGAACGAAGATGACACCGCCGTGGAAAACGCTGGTGTAACGTTGTTGATTGACCCGATGAGCTTCCAGTACATGGTCGGTGCCGAAATCGACTACACCGAAGGTTTGGAGGGGGCGCAATTTGTGATTCGTAACCCGAATGCGACCACGACTTGTGGTTGTGGGTCGTCTTTCAGCCCGTAA
- a CDS encoding bactofilin family protein — translation MFGKSAKSNSGSTSSPAPSHHGDQKIRSAQIDTIIGKGTTIDGDLRFSGGLHVEGVIKGNLAADGDNATLILSEHGHIQGEVRVPSMVLNGAIDGDVFAGGKVELFEKARICGDVYYNLLEMAVGAEVNGKLVRQKPESGKFAPPPALSAPASDSE, via the coding sequence ATGTTCGGAAAATCCGCCAAGTCTAACAGCGGTAGCACCAGTAGTCCTGCCCCCAGTCATCATGGCGACCAGAAAATTCGCAGCGCCCAGATTGACACGATTATTGGCAAAGGCACCACCATTGACGGCGATTTACGTTTCTCCGGTGGTTTGCATGTCGAGGGCGTCATCAAAGGTAACTTGGCAGCCGATGGCGACAATGCCACGCTGATTTTGAGTGAGCATGGGCATATTCAGGGTGAAGTGCGTGTTCCCAGCATGGTATTAAACGGCGCAATCGACGGCGACGTGTTTGCCGGTGGCAAAGTGGAGCTGTTTGAAAAAGCCCGTATCTGTGGTGATGTGTACTACAACTTGCTGGAAATGGCAGTAGGTGCGGAAGTCAACGGCAAGTTAGTGCGCCAGAAACCAGAGTCCGGCAAATTTGCGCCACCACCTGCGCTCAGTGCACCAGCATCCGACAGCGAATAA
- a CDS encoding DUF6776 family protein, translated as MSLEYKFENRGTVQVRPTGSDKRSPCWYMLLGVLLLLTALAGWLFFSGYMTPANASGGIHAMTLRGKMDEQERLIAQQATTLRELEDKLASAKRGEDVQVAANEELKRKFAAAEADLTVQRGKLALYEEILSPEGLEQGLHLQHFAVKERLVDNDGKKINGMRLYQYHLVLAHIRSGEEVIKGSYSIAISGKQDGKSASVLHKDVTPPGEKANTAFEVKHYQSLEGNLVFPKDFVPESIKVKVTLASGETPERLAKSYDWSSFSNKVSAVVTDSTASITKE; from the coding sequence ATGAGTCTGGAGTATAAATTTGAAAATCGCGGCACCGTACAAGTGCGTCCGACCGGGAGCGACAAACGCAGCCCCTGTTGGTACATGCTGTTAGGCGTGTTGTTGCTGTTGACTGCCCTAGCAGGCTGGTTATTTTTCAGTGGCTACATGACCCCCGCGAATGCGTCGGGTGGTATCCATGCCATGACCTTGCGCGGTAAAATGGACGAGCAAGAGCGCTTGATTGCCCAGCAAGCCACCACCCTCCGCGAATTAGAAGATAAATTAGCCTCTGCCAAACGCGGTGAAGACGTTCAAGTGGCTGCCAATGAAGAACTTAAGCGTAAATTTGCCGCCGCCGAAGCGGATCTCACCGTGCAGCGCGGCAAATTGGCGTTGTATGAAGAAATCCTCTCACCAGAAGGTTTGGAGCAAGGCTTACACCTCCAGCATTTTGCCGTCAAAGAACGTTTGGTCGATAACGATGGCAAGAAAATCAATGGGATGCGTCTGTACCAATACCACCTCGTGTTGGCGCATATTCGCAGTGGTGAGGAAGTCATCAAAGGCAGCTACAGCATCGCGATCAGTGGTAAGCAAGATGGCAAATCCGCCAGTGTGTTGCACAAAGACGTTACCCCGCCGGGCGAGAAAGCTAATACGGCATTTGAAGTGAAACATTACCAAAGTCTGGAAGGCAATTTAGTTTTCCCTAAAGATTTTGTGCCAGAATCCATTAAAGTCAAAGTGACGCTGGCGTCGGGTGAGACCCCGGAGCGCTTGGCGAAAAGTTATGATTGGTCTTCTTTTAGTAATAAAGTCAGCGCCGTGGTGACTGACTCCACCGCATCCATCACCAAGGAGTAA